A section of the Delphinus delphis chromosome 1, mDelDel1.2, whole genome shotgun sequence genome encodes:
- the LOC138414316 gene encoding uncharacterized protein produces the protein MTHYQTLLLNSDRIKFAPATGLNPATLLPDPDLEGSTIIHDCQEVLAAAHGSRPDLTDLPLPDADFTWFTDGSSFLEGGKRRAGAAVVDGKQVIWAAALPQGTSAQRAELIAMTRALEMAENKKVNIYTDSRYAFATTHIHGAIYQQRGLLTSSGREIKNKDEIVALLAALMLPTKVSIIHCPGHQKDNTPITRGNNMADQVAREIASGEVILGLSDKVPEKPGRDEEIIPATTKGTLSPQQAESMLQQIHRWTHLGTKKMISLLHKTGYGTPGLTKLAEQIVQECVPCQEILFQDG, from the exons ATGACCCATTACCAAACCCTGTTGCTAAACTCAGATCGCATCaagtttgctccagccacaggactcaATCCAGCTACCTTGCTACCTGATCCCGATTTAGAAGGCTCCACCATCATCCATGATTGTCAGGAAGTGTTGGCTGCAGCACACGGTAGTAGACCTGATCTGACGGACCTACCCCTTCCTGATGCTGATTTTACTTGGTTTACTGATGGGAGCAGTTTCCTGGAAGGAGGTAAGCGTCGAGCTGGAGCAGCCGTGGTAGACGGAAAACAAGTCATCTGGGCAGCTGCGCTACCacaagggacctcagcccaacgaGCTGAATTAATTGCCATGACAAGGGCATTGgagatggcagagaataaaaagGTAAACATCTACACGGACAGTAGATATGCATTTGCTACCACTCATATCCACGGTGCCATCTACCAACAGAGAGGGTTGCTAACCTCAAGtggcagagaaattaaaaacaaagacgaaaTTGTGGCTCTATTGGCTGCACTCATGCTTCCCACTAAAGTTAGCATCATTCACTGCCCTggacaccagaaagacaataccCCAATAACTAGGGGTAATAATATGGCTGACCAAGTGGCCCGAGAAATAGCATCGGGAGAAGTCATTTTAGGActgtcagataaagttcctgaaaaaccaggCCGCGACGAGGAAATCATCCCggccacaacaaaaggaactttgtcccctcagcaagcagaatccatgttACAACAGATTCATAGATGGACACATCTGGGGACTAAAAAAATGATATCCCTGTTACATAAAACCGGGTACGGAACCCCTGGATTGACGAAATTAGCTGAACAAATTGTACAGGAATGTGTTCCATGTCAAGAG ATactttttcaggatggatag